TTTCATATGTTGCTCTGAGTTTTCAGCCGTCTCTCTAAACAATGTGAATAACAAATGAGATgtgaaacaaaaaaaaaaaaatgtcaaCCTATCCTCCAAGAAATGCCGTCCAGCTCGTCTATGTACTCTTCATATGTGTGCTCCTCCGAGGGCGACTGGGGGCCAGGCGAAGTCGCCTTGGCCGCAAAGATGGCGTCGAAGTCACAATAGACGTCGGAGTCATCGTCGTCCAGGTCCTCTGGGTGGAGGAAGGCAAAgctgtcttcttcagcatcgtcGTACATCCAGGCAAGAGGCGGCCTCGGCTCTGGAGATGTCGTCGAGTCGATGCGGGCCGAGGTGCGGTCATTGGTGGCATCGACGTCTGCAGAGGGAAGTGGCAGAGCTATGGGCTTTGATAAACGACAGGCAGCCGGAGCCTTGCCCAGCGTTTCTGCAGACTGAATGCCGGTTTCGTCTCTGAGTTCCCGTGATGCTGGAGTTGCTCCCTTGCTTGGCTCATGGAGACTGGGCCTCGCCTCGGGGGTTGATTTCACTTCTTGTGATTGCCATGGTGCCTTTGTGAATGTATCTGTGCTCGGCCTCACTGTGCTGTCTTCGCTCTCCTTTGTCGAGCCCTGATATCTCACAACACCAAGCCTCTTCCGCATCCGGTTCATGATGGAGTATCTCAGATAGGCCGTAGCCCGCAGATATGCAGCCCGCCTGCTGGAATCGAGCATCACGGCCATCTTTACAAAACGCCGGTCACCAACCTGCCTGCCCTCTCTGTTCAAGATGTGCGTGGCAGGTTGGGAGAATGGCTGCGAGAGCCTGCTAGTAATGAGATGAGTTCGAAGGCGGCGCTTCTTGCGGCCGACATTCGCTGTATTAGGGCCCTCGACGTCGGATCCGAGACGACAGCGTTTAATTCCCCTGCAGACCCATTGTGCATCCAGCGAGAACTCAAACGCCGTCTTGTTGCTGTGGTCCAGTATCGTAAACTGCACGAGGCTCTCCGGAAGAGGATACTCTCGCGGAGCGGCGGCAGGCTTCCGCGTGCCCTTGAGACGATGCCGATGGGGCGCCTCGAGCAGGAAATCTGAGCTCTTACGTTTGGATAGTGATTTGTTCAGTCTTGACCTCGTCAGGGAGTGTAGGCCGGACACGCCAATGGCGCCGGCATCCAGAGGATCATGACATCTTAGCGTTTGCACCGGCTCAAGTACGCTTTGCATGCTTTCAGACTCGGTGATGCCAGCAGGTTATAAGGTTGACACGCCGGTATCGTTATCGACTCCAACTTGTTTAACTGCAGGCTGAACGTGTTCCCTGCAGAGGCGATATGAAGCTCACGGGGGACATGGAGTGAGTGAAGTGGCTCTTTGGCTTTCTGTTCACCCTTTCTCCCCTGCCCTGGTGTCACGAACGAGGCggccagcaatggcaagctATAGATGAAACTCTGTGTGTGAACCAGAAGCAAGCAAGAAGGCGGCTTCTGTCTAGGCGGGAATCTGGTGGAAACGGGTCACAAGGTGAAGTTTGTGTGAAAGGCGAACGAAGATGCTGGGACAAGAGACGAGACGCAACATAAAGCGGGGAGTTGGGACATTCAAGATGGGGCTCGGGACTGGTCGACCGAAGCCTCAAAAACGAGCTAAAATACTCGTCCGTTTTCTCGAAAAAAGAGCCCCCCCTTCACACGACTCTCTTCacaccacacacacactACACACGCCCCCAGAAATGGGAAAAAGGGCTAGCATCGCATCCAATCCAGCGGTTCCGAAGGCGCGGGTTCGCCCTTCTCCGCCCTCCTACTTTCAGGACCATCGGCGCGTGGaatgatgggatgggatgggggatCAAATTGAATCCTTGACCAACACATCAAGGGggtgtgagtgtgagtgagtgtgtgtgGCATCGCAGCGGATTTCCACTTCTGGCCCGTCCATGGTCCGGGGAAGCACGGGCGGCTTGCAGGGGCGCGATCTGCAATAGTTGGGTGTGCGGATTATCCGAATGGGACGAgcagagcgagagagagagaagcatcGACATGgtgtgaatgaatgaatcccttgccttgccttgtccttgagtctcgcctcttttttgctctctctcactctctttcTCACCCTTACATGGCACCTACATTACATGGTCCTACATGGTGCCTAttttttcatttcattttcttgtgTCACACGTAGCGTTGCACTCGATGGGCCGCTTTGAGACAGCACAGCCGGTCAACCCCAGGTTCGGCCACTGCAGGACGACATCATGGCGTACTTCCCGTCCTTGCAGCGAACGGGAGTTATTGGTTCTGGGGGCAGGGATGATGCGAGCAGGGATTTGGTTTTTGCGGTTGAGAGAGCGCAGCGCACGCCCCCCGGTCAGCCCATTGCTTTTTCTAATACCGAGCGTGCATGCAGCTTTTCTTGTGCCTTGTAAGAAAGGCTATTCACGGGAGTAACACGTACGAGCACACTGTAGCAGcactctttctctctttctcactCGTACATGCTTGTGTGTGTGCCTCACGATGAGACATGTGGCCTTTGTACATGCCTTGGCTGCATGTCCTTTCCTGCAAGCCTCAACTGTTAAAAGCGATATATTTAGCCCAGACAAGGCTCCACGACTCGCTCACGGGATCCACGGGGCCATGAGTGAATGGACTGACTGACAGCAAAGATGACGGGCATCTCGCAATGAGAATTTGGGTGCAGGCGGGAAACACGAAGCGGCTAGAAAAGGGTCGGGAAGGGTCCATCCCATCCAGCGCGCGACCAAATACGATCAAGACCCCTGGCCCCCTGGTCTGGTCTGTTGAGCTGAAGACGGGCTGGACTGGATCAATTAGTTCTTGTGCTAGCACGACAATGCTGGTATGATTGCTTGCTCATCGACACCTTAATTCGTCCAAGGGGTTACATCTGCCAACTCAATTCCGTCGTCGCTGGGACGAGACGAGCCATGTAAGTACTGCCTAATTTACACACTTCCCCCAGGTTCCCAGAACACCAGAAGCTCCCCCATCACCACGACTCTCCCCAAATCCTTCCTACTGTACTCCGGACATCGAGCTGTCGTGAAACCATACCTCGTCGAATCGGATCGCTGCCCTAGACCCCGATCCCCGTGATTCGCTACGGGGATGAGAAACCTGGCAATATGCTATGCACTGCACTCAACTCATGCAACTCGCAATTTAACCAGCGCAAACCCGTCTGGTCCAGCCTTGAGACACTCACACTCTCGCTCCCAGCTTTGCCATTGTGATTTGCTGCCGGACGGGGACAAAAGCACAGACAGATTGAGCATCATGCAAATCTGCGTCATCGAACGACCCTTTGGGTGAGCCAGAGATGGTCACGTTGATCAAAGACCCTCCCAATGACCCCCCGGTTAGTCCGTCGTGGTGATTGCCACACCCACTGCATTCGCTGGCCACTACAGCTGAGGTGTGGTAACAAATcactttttccttcttttttttgctggcTGAGGCGGTCGAATCGGTCGTTGTCCGCCATTTCTGGGGCACTTCTTCCCCCAACTTCCATTATAGTCTTCTTGTGCATAGTGGCGTGAGTTTGGCATTGTGTCCTTTTTTACTTGCTGCATGCTGCCCTCCCTTTTGTTCCCCCAAACTCTTTTCGATCCCGCTCTGTCTGTGTGTCTCggattcttttttaaatCCCCTTATTTTGCCCGTCTTTTGGGATCTCGATTTGCTTGCCAACCACCAACCCCCGACCCCGACATGAATTAACCCACGAACCAAGACGGACAGGCGGGACGGAAGTCGCCGTCCATCAGCAATTTGGTCGTGTCACGGAATGACAAGTAATAGTGCTACGGACTACTTGGAACTAGCACCCGCAGCtctttgcatttgcattctCGACTTCTATGCTTTCGACTAATAAGCGTCCTTGCCCGTCTTtcccagcaccagcatcagcatcacgtCCAATAGTCGTTACCGCCACTCAACTGCTGTGTTACCTGAAACTCCTCTCTCGGCCAACTCAGTACTGCATAAACTCTCACCCCCAGCCAGGCTTTTCCCCCAAAAGCCAAGCGCctcaagaaaaaaaaaaggaaacacTGCGAAGCTATTTggttgccttttttctccaacTTTGGCTCATGTGGCCACCCATCTTACAGCCCAACTGCCAGGATCGCGGGGTTGCTTCGCTGCCTGAATCGTGGTCGAATGATGGGACGTTTTTGCTGGTAAAATCAGGCTGATGGAGGGCGACGATTGATCAGCAAAGCAGATCGTAAAAAGAGAACCCCGATTCGAACAAGGCCCCAAAGTtgccctttttgtttcctccCGCTATACCCGGTCATGGGTGGTTGGCTCATTTGGCCAGCAACCCATTGCTCCCAttcgttcttcttcccgACCCAAGCCGCCAGCCAATATTTGCGCCGCACGTAACGGTTTCGGGATACCTACTCTGTACTAAAGCGACCTTTGTCCTGCCGTACACCACGAGCGCATATGACGAGTCAGGCTGTCAGACAAGCAAGCAGCTGTGCAGCTGTTTTTGCCCGTAGGCCCTTCTGGCCCTCCCCCCTCTGATGATGACTACAGTACGCCTTAGGCTGGACGCGTCCGCACACCAAAGATGTCATTGCGCCATCCGCCTCTCTCATACTCGTAGATCTTCTGGCTGGCGTCTTGAGCCTCACGCTCCCAAAGCTGGACTAGACTTCCCGGAGCATAGCGGCCACGGAAGATTTCCGGACGGACGCCAATGCGGGCCTCGATGTCGGGATGCGGCTGGGGGACGAGTCGAGCGGCGACGGCTCTGATAAAGGTCCAGAGGTCTTCGGGGCTGGCAATTCGGGTTGCCCGCAGTCGCTCGCGAGCAAAGAGCAGTTCTCGGTTGAGAGTGTGAAGGCCGTCTTCGATTGCAGATGCGATGCTCTTTTCTATTGCTCTCTTCACGATAGGTCGGATTAACGGCTTGAGGAGCCAGGCGAATAGTGAAAACTTGGATTTGCGCAGGGTGTAGTTGAGATGGTGGATGTGGACTCTGGCTCTGCGGAGAGAGACAATCTTTTCAAGGCGATCTCGTCCAATTTCAATATCCAGAGACAGGTCAATGCCACGCTCGTCCAGGTGGATGCTGGCAAGGCCCTCGTCCATGAATCTCAATATGCCTGAATGCAGGTGCACCCAGTATCCCAGCTCCTCAGCTGCTATGGAAAGCCCTGAGATTTTAATCGTGGCCAGAGATGTGACGGTGGACAGGATTTGGAAGCGAGCTTTGCGGATATCGACGTCATTCCGAGTCGATATTTGTAACCTGTAAGGCAGAAACGAAGTGTTGTTAATTGTTCGCCCAGGTTCTAGGACCAGGTTTTCGAGAAGCAAATCTACATCTGGTGTCGAGACCTCGAGGCGTGGGATGGGCAGATACTGAATTCCCTGTATAAGCATCGGGACGAAGACGTTGACGAGGTCCGTGGTCATATCCTTGTTGATGTACTGGTTTTTCGGCGACACAATGTGCGCAATGCGAGTCGAGCTATTGATGAGTTGAAGGACTTCAGCGTCCTCGCTCACCGAGCGCAGAGCCGTGCTAAGGCTGCCGAGCAGATTATCGACTTTTTCTCTGATGGAGGTTTCCGTGGTGAGCTCTTTTGACTCGTTACGAAGCTGCTCGAAGCGTTTTTCCGCATTGTTGAAGAATTCGGGATCCATGAGGATATCCTGCACCAACTTGGAGAGGTGGTCTACCAAGTCCTCGAATGCTGGGTCAGACTGACCGGTTTCTACGACTTCATGAAACGACTTTTCGACTTGGTTCCAGGCATCCTTGTCGCCGAATGATGTGATGAGCTGCCAAAAGTTGTGCAGAGCTTCATCGGCTTCCTGGTTCATaccgacatcttcttctatgATCTCAGCTGTGCGCGCCGCGGCCTGAGAGTAAACCTTGAGATAGCGCCTCAGAAGAAGGGATAAAGTCGACACAGAGTCTGAGTAATTGGGCCGCTTGCGAAGCTTGAGCACAGCTTGCTTGAGGCGATATGTTAAGGCCTCTTGCTCGTCTCCCTGGATGTGTTCTCGCGCGCTGCGGGCTGCCGTGCCTAGGACATCGCCCGCGCCATCTGCCACCACTTCGGCCACTTCGATGACCTCTTGCTGCAAATCCTCTGTCGTAGGCGCTGGCTGCGCATCTCCGTTTGCGTGTTTGAgagcctgctgcttctccttgggcgGCTCAATCTTTTTGGCGGTCTCGTGAGCTACGTCTCTTAATGTGAATGCTGTGTCGCGAAAGACTTCGCGGGAGACGGTAGATAGGTCTGTAAGGAAGATGCGAAAGTCCGAGTTTGTGAGTAAAAGTGATCCAACCGTCTTGACGCTGGCGACGGCGGCCATAACATCTGCCTTCATCTTGGTGGCGCCGGTCCTGACGTGGAGATCTGTCGAATCTACTTGGAGACGTGCCTTGGCCAGGTACCAGAGGAAATCTTGCACCTGATCATTGGAGTTTTTGGCTTTTAGTAGGTCGATGAGTTCGCTGAGCCACATGCGCGTAGTTCGGACCAAGGCTCTGCCGGAGGGACTCAAACCAGAAGCCTGGGGATTGAGAACGTCGGCGGCGAGCAAAGTACGCAGATGAGTGATCATTTGTTCATTGGAGGGCATGTAGCCATTTGAAAGCGCCCGCAGCATCTGATATGTGTGAAGCTTCTCATGCAGCCGCGTCTGTCTCTGAGTCGCCTCGTTGTACTGCGGGAGGAGAGGCTggtgctcttcatcttgacggCGTGTGGAATGACTTAGCGCCTGCCAGGAAAACAttttgccctttttcttttagaAGGGAAATGTAAATTGACGAGGTAAGTAATTTTCCAAGAGACTAGTGATGTTGGGTATATGGTAAGTTTGAGGAGAGGGATGAAACAGCTGTGAGGAGTGGGTGTTGATATAAGTGAGATGATGTCAAAGTCAATGACGCTTACTTGACGTTTGGTGATGAAACACGGGGAAGAGCTTCCGGCGGCGCGTCAACAGGGATTATAAactttgttttgctttttgtttttaaaAGCCAAGTTAGATTGGACTACATTATTTTGAGTGACTGATTGATTGACGAATGTTGTTGATATTAATTGTTTTTAATAGAATAAAAGCTATGGTTTCATTGGAATGACAGGGTAGGCTGTGCATCACTGCAGCAAGACATGATGCACGTCTGGGCCTGCATGTCACTTTACCCTGTATAGAATCAAATGCTACCTTGGCTAATAGAAGATGCTTCTTAATACAATTTTGACATTGTTTTGTATGTCAATTCATCATTACAGCATATTGAACGTCAAATGCAAGCTTTGTTCTAGGGAATATTGTAATAACATTCTCACGAAATTGGTGATCAAATGCTTAGGTAACGGACGAATTATAGCTTTCCCCTCGGCTATCGCCTTCAGTCTAACCATGTGAAACTCGGGAACTGAGATTAGGCTTTAGATTCGCGTTGATTGCCGCTAGGAGAATTGGCCACATTTACTTCTTAAGTGTCAGGTATTTAGCGACTGCAGTGGTTATCCGTAGGGACAGATTGATTGCTGGATGTGGTAGTATAATCCTCTACCTAAGGTATTTTTATTGGATTACTCATCAATAGTTCTTGATGAATTGGACGAATTGTTGCACATGTGTTTGTAATAGGTACAGTGCCCTCCCGGCAGTATTCGCACTTGGACCGGCCGAAGCCACGGCTGACGGAAGACATCGCTTTCGACTTatacgagaaaaaaaaaaaaggaaaataatcCCGAGAAGATAGTATTtaagcaaagaaaagcagtCAAATCGATATGGCACCCAATAGCCTATCTATATGCAATTGTGTAATGGCGGACATTGCGGCCGGCAATTACGGGGTACAGCTAGTGCCAGTGGGCTGGAGCCGAGGTTCAATAACACGCTGCACGGCTGTATATGAAGATGGCCGGGGGGTCGCACCTATCAATATCATGTTCAGCTGCATCAATTCGCTGGTGCTGGTATTTGATGATGTGAACGGTAGATGAAGCTGGACTACGAACAAAGACTGGGAGTATAGCAAATTCACATTGTCAACAACGCATCGCAGCACCTGtacgtgtactcgtactttcGACTATGGCCTCCAACAAGGATGCACCAGCTGCGATCAAACGCAATGACCTCTACGAGGCCCTGAGGCTCTCGCGACTCCCAGATCAGCAGAACGGCTCACAGGATCCTGTCAAGAGATTCGTCAGCCGTACACCAGCCTGGAGGCCCGGGAATGAGCTGCCATGGGGATCAATCGATCCTGAAGGGTACAAGAAGGGCAACACGGTCGACTTTAATCCAGCTGCGTTTGGAGGCCACGTCTTCGCCCAGGCACCCTTGGCGGCTGCGAGAgcggtggaggaagaagagaatggcaatggcaatgacaatgacaagctAGGCATTCATGTGAGTCTCAAACCATCTTGACGGGAGCCGTTTGCTGACCTATATACTAGTCCATCCAAGGCGTGTTTACAAAAGCGGGCGCCATTGATCGGCCATTCATCTATGATGTGACAAATGTCCACTCAAGCCGTTCCTTCACCACCAAGTTGGTCCAGGCACGGCAGCCCACAGAGGCTTCAGATGCGCCGAATGGCCCGTTTCCAGAATCTGATGCGAATCGGCCGCTGGGCCCCGTCAGTTTCACCTGTCTCACAACGTTCAAGCGTCCCATTCCCATGCCATCGCCCGCAGAGCTGCAAATCAAAGGATCGGCACAGGAACGCTATGCCGATATCCTTTCGCAAAGAGCGCCAGACCAGTGGGAACCCAGTCCTCAGGTGGACGTCGATGCTGTTACGAGAATGTTCCCCAACGCTGGCCACGGAGGTTTCCCCATGCTGGACATGTACAAGGTGGACATGAAGGCATACAATGCTGATAAAGACGTCCCTGAGAGGCGCGAACTTATCCTCTACCGGTCGTATAAGCCGATTCGCGAAGACGATCCCAATGCGCATATTGTTGCACACGCGTACGAGGCCGACCGCAACGGGCTCATTATGCTCACTAATCATCTTGGCTGGGGTTTCAACCTCGGCTCTGCAGCTAGCTTGTCGTATTCCTTCTACGTGCATGTCAACGCTGATGAGGCAGTCATGaagggagatggatggtggaTTCAAGAGGTTTGGTGGCCGAGGGTGAGTGCAGGGAGAGCAATGATGGAGGTTAGGATATGGAGTCCGGAGGGGAAGCACGTGGCGAGCGGTTATCAGGATGGAGTAGCATTGCCGTCGAGTAATttgaccaagaagaagaagaagatgggagagaAGCTATGATGGCTGGTAGACGAAGGGATTCGTGGATGCGATTTGGGTAATGGCAGTACTGTACAGCGTAGGCGTATGGGACACCGGTATAAAGATATAGAGGATGAAAGGCTAGATATACACTAGATAATTAATGCTATCCAATGCAATTTAAAAACCTATAGACCAAATGTGTTTAATAGCTtactggagctggaggcccTACTATGCACACACCTCCCCCTAACCCCCTTTCTCTGCCAGTTTCAACACTAATTCAGAGCAAACAAACGAAGGTAATCACGAATATACGTCACTGATTCACTGTTCTCTTTAGTCTCAGCCCTATTCGCTAGAGCTTACGCAATCCATCCGGTTTCTACCCACCGCCAGCTGCCACCAGAGACTGCCAGCTGTAAGGCAGGCAACCAAACTTGAAGCCTCGTGCAGGCTCTTGGCAGTCATGTTACTCGCCCATAGAGCACGTGAATGCGCGTTTGTCTATGCTTCTATAAAAGCACGCCTCTTCGTTTTATCTCGCCTCGTCTCTTCCTACACTTTTCATCTACCCCAACAGTCTCACCAGTCAGGGGTTTTATCACAACAGTGTGTCTCTGGCTGATACATCTATCTCGTCCTGATAAATATTCAAAACAGTTTTCACAGGTTTTGGAGTGTGTTCTACACACGCTACTCCATTTTTATCCGCCGAGCATCTGCACTCGAGGAAGCAGTGAGTCGATGATGATTCTGCCGCACAAGATACCAACTAACATTTGCACGCAACACCAGACAAGATAACCTCATTCAAAGGTCAAGATACATGCATCTCGGATTGCCCACCATGAATATCTCGAATGAAGCAGTTGACTCCCTCTTGCCGAGCGACGAAGCCGCATTGAGAGCCGTGCTCAAAACGTCATACGACAGCGTGTACAAGCTTTCGCCTGATGGAAGCACATACCTGGAGCCGTTTCTGCTCAATGGTACGCCAGTAGAACGTATAGAAGAGACCTGCGAGTACTAGGAGAACTCGTGGGATTCTCTCCAAGCATTCCTGGCGAAGCAAGAACCAGAGGCCCTCAAAAAGGACGAAGCGCACAAGCGTGTCCAACTCAACCCCAGCAACGACGCGCTGAAGCATGCCCACAAGCACTATGCGGACAACTCCAGCAAGTTCAAGAAGATTCGAGAGATCTTTGGCGAGGGTAGCAAGTATCATCCCAACCAACTCGTAGCCAAGAGATTCCTTCCTGCACGAGGCTTTTGTCAGAAAGAGCCCATGTACCGCCTCGCGTGCAAGATCTCCGACCTTCAACATCTCTATAACACCGGAGACCTCGTGATGGACCCGTTTGACTTTATCAGATGGcgcatcatcaagaagttGGGCAGCTTGCTAGCCAGCCCATGGGA
This genomic interval from Trichoderma breve strain T069 chromosome 7 map unlocalized scaffold00008, whole genome shotgun sequence contains the following:
- a CDS encoding thioesterase-like superfamily domain-containing protein — encoded protein: MASNKDAPAAIKRNDLYEALRLSRLPDQQNGSQDPVKRFVSRTPAWRPGNELPWGSIDPEGYKKGNTVDFNPAAFGGHVFAQAPLAAARAVEEEENGNGNDNDKLGIHSIQGVFTKAGAIDRPFIYDVTNVHSSRSFTTKLVQARQPTEASDAPNGPFPESDANRPLGPVSFTCLTTFKRPIPMPSPAELQIKGSAQERYADILSQRAPDQWEPSPQVDVDAVTRMFPNAGHGGFPMLDMYKVDMKAYNADKDVPERRELILYRSYKPIREDDPNAHIVAHAYEADRNGLIMLTNHLGWGFNLGSAASLSYSFYVHVNADEAVMKGDGWWIQEVWWPRVSAGRAMMEVRIWSPEGKHVASGYQDGVALPSSNLTKKKKKMGEKL